A window of Synechococcus sp. WH 8109 genomic DNA:
CTTCCGGACGGATCGGACGCACCGGATGCTCTGGGCGGGTCGCAGCATTCGCCCCTTTCACCACCCCACTGCGCAACAAGGCGTTGGCCGCCTCGAGGCCGCAGACGTAGGCCCGTTCCTGGCACAGCCCCTTGGCACCGTGCTCGCGTTCGCCCATCCGCACCCAGTCGCCAGCGCAGACCACAGACGGAAGTGCCGTCTGCAGCGGCGGGCGTTTGCTCAAACTGCCGGGGGAGAACAACGATACCGAGCCCGGGTAACGCCGCACCTCAAACTCCAGCACCTGGGCACTCCGAAAGGCCGGCACCGCCTGGGGCAACAGCTCATTCAGCAGGGTGTCGACGATCTCCTCATCACTCAAGGCTGCGATCGCCGTGGCGTTGTAGAAGTCGCTGGCCACCACGGATCCCTGGGGCTCGCTGCCACCCCAGAGCGCATCAAGATCCGCATTCTGCAGCTGGTCGAGCATGAAAAACGTGGCGCCCGCACCCTTCAAGGAGTCAAAGCGCGAGAAAACATTGGCAGGATCGGCGACCGCGATGGTGCGATCCAACCACAGACGCACCGACACCACATCAATGGCGCCCAAACCGCCAGCAGCCGCCAGCTCCGGCAGCACATCACTGCAACGCGGCGATTCCGCCATCAGGGCATGCATGCCCTTGGCACCCAGCGCCAGCACAACCGCATCAACGTCATCAACAACGCTGGAGCGCCCTGTTGCCTTGCAGCGGACCTCCACCGACCGAATCGCTTCGCTTGGCTGATCAAGATTCAGGCGCGTGGCCAACGTTCCTCCCAGAACAGTGAGCAGACCGGAGTCGAGCAGGCGTTCCGCCAGGGGAGCAATCAGCTGCTCAGCAATGCTGCCGGAACGAATCCAGCGCACATCAAAGGAGTCTTGATGCGCCAGGGCGTAGTAGTAGAGCAGCTCCATGGTGACGGCTGCCGATAACTCTTCCGGTGGTTTGAACAGACCCACCAAAAGAACCGGACGCAAGAATTCGTCTATCAACCGTTCCGTGATTCCCAGTTGGCGGAACAGGGTCAACGCATCGATAGCGTCGTAGCACCGAAAGGTCTTCTCATTGCGGTTCAGATCAAGCGTCGCCACCAACAGGCCGGCAATGCTCAGGCGATCGGCAACAGGCAGGCGCTTGAAGTTCTTGATCGTTGCCATGGCCTGCCCCAGGGGGCTGGGCAACTGCAACCCGTCACCGAACACTGGGGCAGTGGCCTCCAGACCGGCGGGAGACCAGAAGGCACTGGTGGTGAATTCAGTGAACACATCGGTAAGCCCAAGCTCATCGGTCAGCGCATTTATGTTGGGGTAATCCCTCCAAAAGCCCCGGGTG
This region includes:
- a CDS encoding FAD-dependent oxidoreductase encodes the protein MPEPSKAPNADVSHVVMIGAGWAGWGAAKALCEAGVRVTMVDGMSDPTGRTPMRTASGKPFEAGTRGFWRDYPNINALTDELGLTDVFTEFTTSAFWSPAGLEATAPVFGDGLQLPSPLGQAMATIKNFKRLPVADRLSIAGLLVATLDLNRNEKTFRCYDAIDALTLFRQLGITERLIDEFLRPVLLVGLFKPPEELSAAVTMELLYYYALAHQDSFDVRWIRSGSIAEQLIAPLAERLLDSGLLTVLGGTLATRLNLDQPSEAIRSVEVRCKATGRSSVVDDVDAVVLALGAKGMHALMAESPRCSDVLPELAAAGGLGAIDVVSVRLWLDRTIAVADPANVFSRFDSLKGAGATFFMLDQLQNADLDALWGGSEPQGSVVASDFYNATAIAALSDEEIVDTLLNELLPQAVPAFRSAQVLEFEVRRYPGSVSLFSPGSLSKRPPLQTALPSVVCAGDWVRMGEREHGAKGLCQERAYVCGLEAANALLRSGVVKGANAATRPEHPVRPIRPEEPQVLLGRTLNKLVMDPLEAFGIRWPWLA